A stretch of the Erinaceus europaeus chromosome 1, mEriEur2.1, whole genome shotgun sequence genome encodes the following:
- the FAM83H gene encoding protein FAM83H isoform X1: MARGEQVQAAERPVVPAPLGSQLALVPAANMEGCGAGGLVPGLGPELLRLHEVQLCLAQEQLLLEDRRRQVQLQMQLWQEEQLWREQLWQEEQLWLQQLQEEQAWVRVEGLELAMALEQLRSEGLEGLQTPGQVPGPNMARRSQSSSQGDNPLAPGYLPPHYKEYYRLAVDALAEGGPEAYSRFLATEGAPAFLCPEELEYVSRHLKPPQHVIREPSEGSPPNVDFDGSSGTYWPVNSDQAVPELDLGWPLTFGFQGTEVTTLVQPPPPDSPSIKDEARRMIRSAQQVVAVVMDMFTDVDLLGEVLEAAARRVPVYILLDEINAQHFLDMADKCRVNLHHVDFLRVRTVAGPTYYCRTGKSFKGHVKEKFLLVDCAVVMSGSYSFMWSFEKIHRSLAHVFQGELVSSFDEEFRILFAQSEPLVPSAGALARMDTYALAPYAGAGPLMSSQMASAPTPFSFPKRAHLLFPPPREEGLGFPSFLDPDRHFLSAFRREEPLRMPGGALEQHAGLRPLARRLDAEAGLGGELAGGRGFFQARHLEMDAYKRQSYAAADGAGAVENFAAARQVSRQTFLSHGDDFRFQTSHFHRDQLYQQHYQWDPQLAPPRPQGLFEKLRSGRPGFADQDDFGLGGGPRFSEFGMDGHQKLDYVPSSASREVRHGPDPAFGPGPGPRGLEPPGPSRPNLGQSFPCQPVTRLGPEPMPDAEPERKGGPEGRAGLRHWRLASYLSACHGEEAGEEGLPVPMETEGYDDDVLVPGGRGTAGELLPSVFRLPTSFPAKGPAPGTGSGGGDGPEREGMEESSVTKQDSFRSRLNPLIQRSSRLRSSLIFSSSQAEGSGGAATATTEKVQLLHKEQTVSEMLGPSGEALRSSTSAKVAELLEKYKGPARDSAAPGAAVTATSHKAAVAQTWREEVKPGGGSERRSLESCLLDLRDSFAQRLHQEAERQPGAAALTATQLLDTLGRSGADRLPSRFLSTQGRSTSPQGRDSPPPLERPGGQQASRTEPKGNPTSAFPERKESPTQRGSPTAGFSERRGSPTPTGLERRGSPVPTVPERRGSPVPTVPELRGSPVPPVSERRGSPVPPVPERRGSPVPPVPERRDSLTLNFSGESPKPGSLEEAAGGPLEVLRKGSLRLRQLLNPKGERRSEEEGGFPVLPQENGQPESPRQLSLGRGDSIEAAEGDERSPRARLASATVNALYSSNLRDDTKAILEQISAHGQKHRGGAGPGQAHSSPELVRPSVGGNLAPDMSDKDKCSAIFRSDSLGAQGRLSRTLPASAEERDRLLRRMESMRKEKRVYSRFEVFCKKDEAGGGSGVGEGPAEEDTRDSKVGKFMPKILGTFKSKK; the protein is encoded by the exons ATGGCTAGAGGAGAGCAGGTGCAGGCAGCAGAGAGGCCGGTGGTGCCCGCTCCCCTGGGGTCCCAGCTGGCGCTAGTTCCTGCTGCAAACATGGAAGGCTGCGGGGCTGGGGGCCTTGTGCCAGGCCTGGGCCCCGAGCTGCTGAGGCTGCATGAGGTCCAGCTGTGCCTGGCCCAGGAGCAGCTGCTACTTGAGGACCGGCGGCGGCAGGTCCAGCTACAGATGCAGCTGTGGCAAGAGGAGCAGCTGTGGAGGGAGCAGCTATGGCAGGAGGAGCAGTTGTGGCTCCAGCAGCTACAAGAAGAACAGGCCTGGGTGCGAGTGGAGGGGCTGGAGCTGGCAATGGCCCTGGAGCAGCTCCGCAGCGAGGGCCTGGAGGGGTTGCAGACTCCAGGCCAG GTCCCTGGCCCCAACATGGCCCGTCGCTCCCAGAGCTCCTCACAGGGGGACAACCCACTGGCACCTGGGTACCTGCCACCTCACTACAAAGAATACTATCGCCTGGCAGTGGATGCGTTGGCAGAGGGTGGGCCTGAGGCCTACAGCCGATTCCTGGCAACTGAGGGGGCACCTGCCTTTCTGTGCCCTGAGGAGTTGGAGTATGTGAGCCGCCACCTGAAGCCCCCACAGCATGTCATCCGAGAGCCCTCAGAAGGCAGCCCTCCTAACGTGGACTTTGATGGCTCTTCAGGCACATACTGGCCTGTGAACTCAGACCAGGCTGTGCCTGAGCTCGACCTGGGCTGGCCCCTGACCTTTGGCTTCCAGGGCACAGAGGTGACCACACTGGTGCAGCCACCACCACCTGATAGCCCCAGCATCAAGGATGAGGCTCGGAGGATGATCCGCTCTGCCCAGCAG GTGGTGGCCGTGGTGATGGACATGTTCACGGATGTGGACCTACTGGGTGAGGTCCTGGAGGCAGCGGCGCGCCGAGTGCCAGTGTACATCCTCCTGGATGAGATAAATGCGCAGCACTTCCTGGACATGGCCGACAAGTGCAGAGTCAACCTGCATCACGTGGAT TTCCTTCGTGTGCGCACTGTGGCGGGCCCCACTTACTACTGCCGCACGGGGAAGTCATTCAAGGGCCACGTGAAGGAGAAGTTCCTGCTCGTGGACTGTGCCGTGGTGATGAGTGGCAGCTACAG CTTTATGTGGTCCTTCGAGAAGATCCACCGCAGCCTGGCGCACGTGTTCCAGGGCGAGCTGGTCTCCAGCTTTGATGAGGAGTTCCGCATCCTCTTCGCCCAGTCGGAGCCCCTGGTGCCCTCGGCTGGGGCTCTGGCCCGCATGGACACCTACGCCCTGGCCCCCTACGCGGGGGCTGGCCCCCTGATGAGCAGTCAGATGGCCAGCGCACCgacccctttctccttccccaaaCGCGCACACCTTCTCTTCCCGCCGCCTCGGGAGGAGGGCCTgggcttcccttccttcctcgaCCCAGACCGCCACTTCCTGTCGGCCTTCCGACGGGAGGAGCCCCTGCGCATGCCGGGGGGCGCCCTGGAGCAGCATGCGGGGCTGCGGCCACTGGCGCGGCGGCTCGACGCCGAGGCCGGCCTGGGCGGGGAGCTGGCGGGCGGGAGGGGCTTCTTCCAGGCGCGGCATCTGGAGATGGACGCCTACAAGCGGCAGAGCTATGCTGCGGCCGACGGCGCGGGCGCCGTGGAGAACTTCGCGGCGGCCCGGCAGGTGTCGCGGCAGACCTTCCTCAGCCACGGCGACGACTTCCGCTTCCAGACCAGCCACTTCCACCGCGACCAGCTCTACCAGCAGCACTACCAGTGGGACCCGCAGCTGGCACCGCCGCGCCCGCAGGGCCTGTTCGAGAAGCTGCGCTCAGGCCGACCGGGCTTTGCAGACCAGGACGACTTCGGTCTTGGTGGGGGGCCCCGCTTCTCGGAGTTCGGCATGGATGGACACCAGAAGCTGGACTACGTGCCGTCCAGTGCCTCGCGCGAGGTGCGCCACGGCCCAGACCCCGCCTTCGGGCCCGGACCCGGGCCCCGCGGCCTAGAACCACCAGGGCCTTCGCGCCCGAACCTGGGCCAGAGCTTCCCGTGCCAGCCGGTGACGAGACTGGGCCCCGAGCCCATGCCTGATGCAGAGCCAGAGCGCAAGGGAGGACCCGAGGGGCGGGCCGGGCTGCGCCACTGGCGCCTGGCCTCCTACCTGAGCGCCTGCCATGGCGAGGAAGCTGGCGAGGAGGGCCTGCCGGTGCCCATGGAGACAGAGGGCTATGATGATGACGTGTTAGTGCCCGGGGGCAGGGGCACGGCTGGGGAACTGCTTCCCTCCGTCTTCCGCTTGCCCACATCCTTCCCAGCCAAGGGCCCTGCGCCCGGCACGGGCAGCGGCGGGGGCGACGGCCCCGAGCGCGAGGGCATGGAGGAGTCTAGCGTGACCAAACAGGACTCTTTCCGCTCGCGCCTGAACCCGCTGATCCAGCGCAGCTCCCGCCTGCGCTCCTCGCTCATCTTCAGCTCCTCACAGGCGGAGGGCAGCGGCGGGGCAGCCACGGCCACCACCGAGAAGGTGCAGCTGCTGCACAAGGAGCAGACAGTCAGCGAGATGCTGGGCCCCAGCGGCGAGGCCTTGCGCTCCTCCACCTCTGCTAAAGTGGCCGAGCTCCTGGAGAAGTACAAGGGCCCTGCGCGCGATTCTGCTGCCCCGGGAGCTGCGGTTACTGCCACCAGCCACAAGGCGGCGGTGGCCCAGacgtggagagaggaggtgaagccaGGTGGCGGCAGCGAGCGCCGCAGCCTTGAGAGCTGTCTGCTTGACCTGCGGGACTCTTTCGCGCAGCGGCTACACCAGGAGGCCGAGAGGCAGCCGGGAGCAGCCGCACTTACCGCCACGCAGCTGCTGGACACACTGGGTCGCAGCGGCGCCGACAGGCTGCCCTCACGTTTCCTCTCTACCCAGGGCCGCTCCACCTCCCCTCAGGGGCGTGACAGCCCACCGCCCCTGGAGAGGCCTGGAGGGCAGCAGGCTTCCCGCACCGAGCCAAAGGGGAACCCCACCTCTGCCTTCCCGGAGCGGAAGGAGAGTCCCACACAGAGAGGAAGCCCGACGGCAGGATTTAGTGAGCGGAGAGGGAGCCCCACCCCCACGGGTCTGGAGCGCAGAGGCAGCCCGGTGCCCACAGTGCCAGAGCGCAGGGGCAGCCCGGTGCCTACAGTGCCAGAGCTCAGGGGCAGTCCGGTGCCCCCGGTGTCAGAGCGCAGGGGCAGTCCGGTGCCCCCGGTGCCGGAGCGTAGGGGCAGCCCGGTTCCCCCGGTGCCGGAGCGCAGAGACAGCCTCACACTCAACTTCTCCGGAGAGTCTCCGAAGCCCGGATCCCTGGAGGAGGCGGCTGGCGGCCCCCTGGAGGTGCTACGCAAGGGCTCTCTGCGCCTCCGGCAGCTCCTCAACCCCAAGGGAGAGCGGCGCTCTGAAGAGGAAGGGGGCTTCCCCGTGCTGCCTCAAGAGAACGGCCAGCCCGAGAGTCCCCGGCAGCTGTCGTTGGGCCGTGGCGACAGCATAGAGGCTGCCGAGGGGGACGAGCGGAGCCCGCGGGCGCGCCTAGCCTCTGCCACGGTCAATGCCTTGTACAGCAGCAACCTGCGCGATGACACCAAAGCCATCCTGGAGCAGATCAGTGCCCATGGCCAGAAGCACCGCGGGGGAGCCGGGCCGGGGCAGGCCCACAGCAGCCCTGAGCTGGTCCGCCCCTCCGTTGGTGGCAACCTGGCCCCTGATATGTCCGACAAGGACAAATGTTCAGCCATCTTCCGCTCGGACAGCCTAGGGGCTCAAGGCCGGCTGAGCCGCACACTGCCAGCCAGCGCGGAAGAGCGTGACCGTCTGCTGCGCCGCATGGAAAGCATGCGCAAAGAAAAGCGTGTTTACAGCCGCTTCGAAGTCTTTTGCAAGAAGGATGAGGCTGGTGGCGGCTCGGGTGTCGGGGAGGGCCCAGCAGAGGAGGACACAAGGGACAGCAAGGTGGGCAAGTTCATGCCCAAGATTCTGGGCACATTCAAAAGCAAGAAGTGa
- the FAM83H gene encoding protein FAM83H isoform X2: MARGEQVQAAERPVVPAPLGSQLALVPAANMEGCGAGGLVPGLGPELLRLHEVQLCLAQEQLLLEDRRRQVQLQMQLWQEEQLWREQLWQEEQLWLQQLQEEQAWVRVEGLELAMALEQLRSEGLEGLQTPGQVPGPNMARRSQSSSQGDNPLAPGYLPPHYKEYYRLAVDALAEGGPEAYSRFLATEGAPAFLCPEELEYVSRHLKPPQHVIREPSEGSPPNVDFDGSSGTYWPVNSDQAVPELDLGWPLTFGFQGTEVTTLVQPPPPDSPSIKDEARRMIRSAQQVVAVVMDMFTDVDLLGEVLEAAARRVPVYILLDEINAQHFLDMADKCRVNLHHVDFLRVRTVAGPTYYCRTGKSFKGHVKEKFLLVDCAVVMSGSYSFMWSFEKIHRSLAHVFQGELVSSFDEEFRILFAQSEPLVPSAGALARMDTYALAPYAGAGPLMSSQMASAPTPFSFPKRAHLLFPPPREEGLGFPSFLDPDRHFLSAFRREEPLRMPGGALEQHAGLRPLARRLDAEAGLGGELAGGRGFFQARHLEMDAYKRQSYAAADGAGAVENFAAARQVSRQTFLSHGDDFRFQTSHFHRDQLYQQHYQWDPQLAPPRPQGLFEKLRSGRPGFADQDDFGLGGGPRFSEFGMDGHQKLDYVPSSASREVRHGPDPAFGPGPGPRGLEPPGPSRPNLGQSFPCQPVTRLGPEPMPDAEPERKGGPEGRAGLRHWRLASYLSACHGEEAGEEGLPVPMETEGYDDDVLVPGGRGTAGELLPSVFRLPTSFPAKGPAPGTGSGGGDGPEREGMEESSVTKQDSFRSRLNPLIQRSSRLRSSLIFSSSQAEGSGGAATATTEKVQLLHKEQTVSEMLGPSGEALRSSTSAKVAELLEKYKGPARDSAAPGAAVTATSHKAAVAQTWREEVKPGGGSERRSLESCLLDLRDSFAQRLHQEAERQPGAAALTATQLLDTLGRSGADRLPSRFLSTQGRSTSPQGRDSPPPLERPGGQQASRTEPKGNPTSAFPERKESPTQRGSPTAGFSERRGSPTPTGLERRGSPVPTVPERRGSPVPTRRGSPVPPVPERRGSPVPPVPERRDSLTLNFSGESPKPGSLEEAAGGPLEVLRKGSLRLRQLLNPKGERRSEEEGGFPVLPQENGQPESPRQLSLGRGDSIEAAEGDERSPRARLASATVNALYSSNLRDDTKAILEQISAHGQKHRGGAGPGQAHSSPELVRPSVGGNLAPDMSDKDKCSAIFRSDSLGAQGRLSRTLPASAEERDRLLRRMESMRKEKRVYSRFEVFCKKDEAGGGSGVGEGPAEEDTRDSKVGKFMPKILGTFKSKK, encoded by the exons ATGGCTAGAGGAGAGCAGGTGCAGGCAGCAGAGAGGCCGGTGGTGCCCGCTCCCCTGGGGTCCCAGCTGGCGCTAGTTCCTGCTGCAAACATGGAAGGCTGCGGGGCTGGGGGCCTTGTGCCAGGCCTGGGCCCCGAGCTGCTGAGGCTGCATGAGGTCCAGCTGTGCCTGGCCCAGGAGCAGCTGCTACTTGAGGACCGGCGGCGGCAGGTCCAGCTACAGATGCAGCTGTGGCAAGAGGAGCAGCTGTGGAGGGAGCAGCTATGGCAGGAGGAGCAGTTGTGGCTCCAGCAGCTACAAGAAGAACAGGCCTGGGTGCGAGTGGAGGGGCTGGAGCTGGCAATGGCCCTGGAGCAGCTCCGCAGCGAGGGCCTGGAGGGGTTGCAGACTCCAGGCCAG GTCCCTGGCCCCAACATGGCCCGTCGCTCCCAGAGCTCCTCACAGGGGGACAACCCACTGGCACCTGGGTACCTGCCACCTCACTACAAAGAATACTATCGCCTGGCAGTGGATGCGTTGGCAGAGGGTGGGCCTGAGGCCTACAGCCGATTCCTGGCAACTGAGGGGGCACCTGCCTTTCTGTGCCCTGAGGAGTTGGAGTATGTGAGCCGCCACCTGAAGCCCCCACAGCATGTCATCCGAGAGCCCTCAGAAGGCAGCCCTCCTAACGTGGACTTTGATGGCTCTTCAGGCACATACTGGCCTGTGAACTCAGACCAGGCTGTGCCTGAGCTCGACCTGGGCTGGCCCCTGACCTTTGGCTTCCAGGGCACAGAGGTGACCACACTGGTGCAGCCACCACCACCTGATAGCCCCAGCATCAAGGATGAGGCTCGGAGGATGATCCGCTCTGCCCAGCAG GTGGTGGCCGTGGTGATGGACATGTTCACGGATGTGGACCTACTGGGTGAGGTCCTGGAGGCAGCGGCGCGCCGAGTGCCAGTGTACATCCTCCTGGATGAGATAAATGCGCAGCACTTCCTGGACATGGCCGACAAGTGCAGAGTCAACCTGCATCACGTGGAT TTCCTTCGTGTGCGCACTGTGGCGGGCCCCACTTACTACTGCCGCACGGGGAAGTCATTCAAGGGCCACGTGAAGGAGAAGTTCCTGCTCGTGGACTGTGCCGTGGTGATGAGTGGCAGCTACAG CTTTATGTGGTCCTTCGAGAAGATCCACCGCAGCCTGGCGCACGTGTTCCAGGGCGAGCTGGTCTCCAGCTTTGATGAGGAGTTCCGCATCCTCTTCGCCCAGTCGGAGCCCCTGGTGCCCTCGGCTGGGGCTCTGGCCCGCATGGACACCTACGCCCTGGCCCCCTACGCGGGGGCTGGCCCCCTGATGAGCAGTCAGATGGCCAGCGCACCgacccctttctccttccccaaaCGCGCACACCTTCTCTTCCCGCCGCCTCGGGAGGAGGGCCTgggcttcccttccttcctcgaCCCAGACCGCCACTTCCTGTCGGCCTTCCGACGGGAGGAGCCCCTGCGCATGCCGGGGGGCGCCCTGGAGCAGCATGCGGGGCTGCGGCCACTGGCGCGGCGGCTCGACGCCGAGGCCGGCCTGGGCGGGGAGCTGGCGGGCGGGAGGGGCTTCTTCCAGGCGCGGCATCTGGAGATGGACGCCTACAAGCGGCAGAGCTATGCTGCGGCCGACGGCGCGGGCGCCGTGGAGAACTTCGCGGCGGCCCGGCAGGTGTCGCGGCAGACCTTCCTCAGCCACGGCGACGACTTCCGCTTCCAGACCAGCCACTTCCACCGCGACCAGCTCTACCAGCAGCACTACCAGTGGGACCCGCAGCTGGCACCGCCGCGCCCGCAGGGCCTGTTCGAGAAGCTGCGCTCAGGCCGACCGGGCTTTGCAGACCAGGACGACTTCGGTCTTGGTGGGGGGCCCCGCTTCTCGGAGTTCGGCATGGATGGACACCAGAAGCTGGACTACGTGCCGTCCAGTGCCTCGCGCGAGGTGCGCCACGGCCCAGACCCCGCCTTCGGGCCCGGACCCGGGCCCCGCGGCCTAGAACCACCAGGGCCTTCGCGCCCGAACCTGGGCCAGAGCTTCCCGTGCCAGCCGGTGACGAGACTGGGCCCCGAGCCCATGCCTGATGCAGAGCCAGAGCGCAAGGGAGGACCCGAGGGGCGGGCCGGGCTGCGCCACTGGCGCCTGGCCTCCTACCTGAGCGCCTGCCATGGCGAGGAAGCTGGCGAGGAGGGCCTGCCGGTGCCCATGGAGACAGAGGGCTATGATGATGACGTGTTAGTGCCCGGGGGCAGGGGCACGGCTGGGGAACTGCTTCCCTCCGTCTTCCGCTTGCCCACATCCTTCCCAGCCAAGGGCCCTGCGCCCGGCACGGGCAGCGGCGGGGGCGACGGCCCCGAGCGCGAGGGCATGGAGGAGTCTAGCGTGACCAAACAGGACTCTTTCCGCTCGCGCCTGAACCCGCTGATCCAGCGCAGCTCCCGCCTGCGCTCCTCGCTCATCTTCAGCTCCTCACAGGCGGAGGGCAGCGGCGGGGCAGCCACGGCCACCACCGAGAAGGTGCAGCTGCTGCACAAGGAGCAGACAGTCAGCGAGATGCTGGGCCCCAGCGGCGAGGCCTTGCGCTCCTCCACCTCTGCTAAAGTGGCCGAGCTCCTGGAGAAGTACAAGGGCCCTGCGCGCGATTCTGCTGCCCCGGGAGCTGCGGTTACTGCCACCAGCCACAAGGCGGCGGTGGCCCAGacgtggagagaggaggtgaagccaGGTGGCGGCAGCGAGCGCCGCAGCCTTGAGAGCTGTCTGCTTGACCTGCGGGACTCTTTCGCGCAGCGGCTACACCAGGAGGCCGAGAGGCAGCCGGGAGCAGCCGCACTTACCGCCACGCAGCTGCTGGACACACTGGGTCGCAGCGGCGCCGACAGGCTGCCCTCACGTTTCCTCTCTACCCAGGGCCGCTCCACCTCCCCTCAGGGGCGTGACAGCCCACCGCCCCTGGAGAGGCCTGGAGGGCAGCAGGCTTCCCGCACCGAGCCAAAGGGGAACCCCACCTCTGCCTTCCCGGAGCGGAAGGAGAGTCCCACACAGAGAGGAAGCCCGACGGCAGGATTTAGTGAGCGGAGAGGGAGCCCCACCCCCACGGGTCTGGAGCGCAGAGGCAGCCCGGTGCCCACAGTGCCAGAGCGCAGGGGCAGCCCGGTGCCTACA CGCAGGGGCAGTCCGGTGCCCCCGGTGCCGGAGCGTAGGGGCAGCCCGGTTCCCCCGGTGCCGGAGCGCAGAGACAGCCTCACACTCAACTTCTCCGGAGAGTCTCCGAAGCCCGGATCCCTGGAGGAGGCGGCTGGCGGCCCCCTGGAGGTGCTACGCAAGGGCTCTCTGCGCCTCCGGCAGCTCCTCAACCCCAAGGGAGAGCGGCGCTCTGAAGAGGAAGGGGGCTTCCCCGTGCTGCCTCAAGAGAACGGCCAGCCCGAGAGTCCCCGGCAGCTGTCGTTGGGCCGTGGCGACAGCATAGAGGCTGCCGAGGGGGACGAGCGGAGCCCGCGGGCGCGCCTAGCCTCTGCCACGGTCAATGCCTTGTACAGCAGCAACCTGCGCGATGACACCAAAGCCATCCTGGAGCAGATCAGTGCCCATGGCCAGAAGCACCGCGGGGGAGCCGGGCCGGGGCAGGCCCACAGCAGCCCTGAGCTGGTCCGCCCCTCCGTTGGTGGCAACCTGGCCCCTGATATGTCCGACAAGGACAAATGTTCAGCCATCTTCCGCTCGGACAGCCTAGGGGCTCAAGGCCGGCTGAGCCGCACACTGCCAGCCAGCGCGGAAGAGCGTGACCGTCTGCTGCGCCGCATGGAAAGCATGCGCAAAGAAAAGCGTGTTTACAGCCGCTTCGAAGTCTTTTGCAAGAAGGATGAGGCTGGTGGCGGCTCGGGTGTCGGGGAGGGCCCAGCAGAGGAGGACACAAGGGACAGCAAGGTGGGCAAGTTCATGCCCAAGATTCTGGGCACATTCAAAAGCAAGAAGTGa